The Candidatus Desulfatibia profunda DNA window TGAGCGGATCGAAACACTTCCTATGGAGTCTTATGCATGAAAATCCTTTTAGATACATGTGTTTGGGGTGGTGCTCGAAAAGATCTTGAGGCCGCCGGCCATGATGTAGAGTGGGCAGGGGACTGGTCAGAAGACCCTGGTGATGAGAAAATCCTTGCACACGCCCACAGGGAAGGCCGTGTCCTTGTGACCCTGGACAAGGATTTTGGTGAAATGGCTATTGTACGGAAAACAAAACATTCAG harbors:
- a CDS encoding DUF5615 family PIN-like protein, yielding MKILLDTCVWGGARKDLEAAGHDVEWAGDWSEDPGDEKILAHAHREGRVLVTLDKDFGEMAIVRKTKHS